One Halichondria panicea chromosome 3, odHalPani1.1, whole genome shotgun sequence genomic region harbors:
- the LOC135333667 gene encoding uncharacterized protein LOC135333667 produces the protein MEQLAVFTAFTAALLLAANALPTISDHSSQLTDDAPTELHSLNQPRSQAKGVFGFSYNANGEHVIEKHYENTEEIEDMMFEDSSMEQENSEQYRNKRNAVSNLWPGGIIPYEIAPEFDAQERRIILQAMRHWEENTCIRFRPRGSDTYSIRIVTSSPGDCRSYLGRTRIRPQPLFLGPNCVRFSTAVHELGHAIGFYHEHSRSDRDEYVTILQNNVFPGITGAFGISYGNTLGLGYDYASIMHYSSRAFSRDGRSETIQTNQPNIPIGEAEELSPLDILKANKLYNCPCPLSPPNTVVPPALPPVNPSLSRCGTVEVLSGGEMRTVRSPGYPSHLPNQACAFVFQCPSGFLPQIEFPLMNLESSSGCSKDYAQLYFGSSLDNQDVIRYGGLSDGRICGNRYSRTRFFASTNTITVFYRTDSSGGSTGLQIKITCIDEDECQSARCDNCRNTQGSFECSCKKGYYFSKAATTCYDINECAYQNGGCEYKCVNMGGSYRCQCPFGQYVQSDGKSCGPRLSNPSLPIAPQLPSSCPVTPPPTITTPRPTTRPTSRPTTHPTPRPTTRPTPRPTTRPTPRPTTSPTTRPTTSPPSLCGGSLTGDFGSLQTPSWPATYPFNFDCEWNIQVPSPGCNVRLTFDSIFGIAGKTTENCSKDYLKIYNNNGRLTRTICDLGRPFPITTTGNTRLYFFAGPYHGPKRTGFRIEYMIVCPTTPPPTTRPTTVATTSPDPTTPLPTTRPTTVATTSPDTTTPLPTTRPTTVATTSPDTTTPLPTTRATTRPTTRPTTSPPSLCGGSLTDDFGSLQTPSWPATYPFNFDCEWNIQVPSPGCNVRLTFHSIFGIAGKTTQNCPKDYLKIYNNNGRLTRTICDLGRPFPITTTGNTRLYFFAGPYHGPKRTGFRIEYTIVCPTTPSPITRPTTVATTSPDPTTPLPTTRPTTRPTTPPTTLAPTTLPPPTPNCPVLPSNPQGTFGCGGFFQIGQSFGPTNLPFGPFLGTTKPECNWIIFGVGPFQVVFNYFDIPSSRQCSSNSVSVHDGFGTGSNSPLIEKMCGEKCGEYTVKGTGNIMTVTLRVSSPGSFRGFYAQSQKI, from the exons ATGGAACAACTTGCAGTTTTCACTGCATTCACAGCTGCACTCTTGCTTGCAGCAAATGCTTTACCTACCATTAGTGACCACAGCAGCCAGCTCACAGATGATGCCCCTACTGAGCTGCATAGCCTCAACCAACCTCGAAGTCAAGCTAAAGGAGTCTTTGGATTTTCATACAATGCCAATGGGGAGCATGTCATCGAAAAACATTATG AGAACACCGAAGAAATTGAAGACATGATGTTCGAAGACTCTTCAATGGAGCAAGAAAACAGTGAACAGTACCGGAACAAAAGAAATGCCGTGTCAAACCTATGGCCTGGTGGGATTATCCCTTACGAGATAGCACCCGAGTTTGATG CTCAGGAGAGGAGGATCATACTGCAAGCAATGCGTCATTGGGAAGAGAACACTTGCATTCGTTTTCGCCCTAGAGGCTCTGATACCTACTCCATTCGAATAGTGACCAGTTCACCTGGAGA CTGTCGATCTTACCTAGGACGGACAAGAATACGACCTCAACCATTGTTTCTTGGTCCCAACTGTGTCCGATTTTCTACTGCAGTCCACGAGCTTGGCCATGCAATTGGATTCTACCATGAACATAGTCGTAGTGACAGGGATGAATATGTGACTATCctgcaaaataatgtttttcCTGGCATCACTGGAGCGTTTGGAATAAGCTATGGAAACACCCTTGGACTAGGCTATGACTATGCCAGTATCATGCACTACTCTAGCAGAGCATTCTCAAGAGACGGACGAAGTGAAACCATACAAACCAACCAACCTAACATCCCAATTGGAGAGGCTGAGGAACTGAGTCCTCTGGACATATTAAAGGCAAACAAGCTCTACAACTGCC CTTGCCCACTTTCTCCTCCGAACACTGTTGTTCCACCGGCCTTACCTCCTGTGAACCCCAGCCTCAGCCGCTGTGGAACAGTGGAGGTTCTGAGTGGTGGTGAGATGAGAACAGTACGATCCCCTGGGTACCCATCTCACCTCCCAAATCAAGCGTGTGCCTTTGTGTTTCAATGTCCCAGTGGTTTCCTTCCTCAAATCGAATTTCCGTTAATGAACTTAGAATCAAG CTCTGGTTGTAGTAAAGATTATGCTCAACTCTATTTTGGTTCGAGCTTGGACAATCAGGATGTTATTAGATATGGTGGTCTCAGCGATGGAAGGATCTGCGGAAATCGATACAGTCGAACAAGATTCTTTGCAAGTACCAACACTATTACCGTCTTTTATCGAACTGACAGTTCTGGGGGAAGCACTGGACTTCAAATTAAAATCACCTGTATAG ATGAGGATGAATGTCAAAGTGCCAGATGTGACAACTGTAGAAATACTCAGGGTTCATTTGAGTGCAGTTGTAAAAAAGGTTACTATTTTTCAAAAGCTGCGACAACCTGCTACG ATATAAACGAATGTGCCTACCAGAATGGAGGGTGTGAATACAAATGTGTCAACATGGGTGGCTCTTACAGATGTCAGTGTCCATTTGGTCAGTACGTACAATCGGATGGCAAAAGCTGTGGACCTAGACTAT CTAACCCTTCATTGCCAATTGCACCACAATTGCCGTCATCATGTCCTGTgacaccccctcccactatAACTACACCACGTCCTACTACACGCCCCACCTCCCGTCCTActacacaccccaccccccgtCCTACTACACGTCCCACCCCCCGTCCTACTACACGCCCTACCCCCCGTCCTACTACATCCCCCACCACTCGTCCTACCACATCTCCTCCTTCCCTATGCGGTGGAAGTTTAACAGGTGATTTTGGAAGCTTACAAACTCCTTCTTGGCCTGCGACTTACCCTTTCAATTTTGACTGTGAATGGAACATCCAAGTGCCTTCTCCAGGATGCAATGTTCGCCTCACATTCGATTCAATCTTTGGAATAGCTGGAAAAACAACTGAAAACTGTTCCAAAGATTATTTAAAGATCTACAATAATAATGGCCGCTTGACTCGCACCATTTGTGACCTTGGTAGACCTTTTCCGATCACTACAACTGGCAATACCAGACTATACTTCTTTGCTGGACCATATCATGGACCAAAACGTACGGGATTCAGGATTGAGTACATGATAGTCTGTCCAACCACTCCCCCGCCTACCACCAGGCCAACTACAGTAGCCACGACATCACCAGATCCAACCACTCCCCTACCTACCACCAGGCCAACTACAGTAGCCACGACATCACCAGATACAACTACTCCCCTACCTACCACCAGGCCAACTACAGTAGCCACGACATCACCAGATACAACTACTCCCCTACCCACCACCAGGGCAACTACTAGACCCACCACCCGTCCTACCACATCTCCTCCTTCCTTATGCGGTGGAAGTTTAACAGATGATTTTGGAAGCTTACAAACTCCTTCTTGGCCTGCGACTTACCCTTTCAATTTTGACTGTGAATGGAACATCCAAGTGCCTTCTCCAGGTTGCAATGTTCGCCTCACATTCCATTCAATCTTTGGAATAGCTGGAAAAACAACTCAAAACTGTCCCAAAGATTATTTGAAGATCTACAATAATAACGGCCGCTTGACTCGCACCATTTGTGACCTTGGTAGACCTTTTCCCATCACTACAACTGGCAATACCAGACTATACTTCTTTGCTGGACCATATCATGGACCAAAACGTACGGGATTCAGGATTGAGTACACGATAGTCTGTCCAACCACTCCCTCGCCCATCACCAGGCCAACTACAGTAGCCACGACATCACCAGATCCAACCACTCCCCTGCCCACCACCAGGCCAACTACTAGACCCACCACACCTCCAACCACCCTCGCCCCCACTACGCTACCACCACCCACTCCGAATTGCCCTGTTTTACCATCCAACCCTCAAGGAACGTTCGGTTGTGGTGGATTCTTCCAGATAGGTCAAAGTTTCGGACCTACTAATCTGCCCTTTGGGCCTTTCCTTGGCACTACAAAGCCTGAATGCAATTGGATAATTTTCGGTGTTGGACCATTCCAAGTCGTGTTCAATTATTTCGATATTCCCAGCAGTAGGCAATGTTCGTCTAATTCTGTTTCGGTGCACGATGGATTTGGAACTGGTTCAAATTCTCCATTGATTGAGAAGATGTGTGGGGAGAAGTGTGGCGAGTACACAGTCAAAGGGACAGGAAATATCATGACCGTGACTCTGCGGGTGTCTTCCCCAGGATCGTTCAGAGGATTCTATGCACAATCACAAAAAATTTAA
- the LOC135333669 gene encoding tolloid-like protein 2 yields the protein MKNQTLLMCLLALTTTYVVECLPIETEDVRESNEMAEERTIVYDPTVDTDFTIKVGDITYFTKNYRELLNEKLSYKESSQGKQKRAVVKPKSWQWPNCVIPYIIDKFYSEKQQRVVTEALAHWEEHTCVRFENRTTEDNYIFIYPGPGCGSYVGRTSNQQRVSIGPSCFSFSSAVHELGHVIGFYHEHNRPDRDEYIDIIENNLKPGRSVLSQFTKLSHDEVDLLGVGYDYNSIMHYDKNSFAHSSHLDTIVALDPSIPVGEAHTLSSLDILRANLFCKCSNSTEDHPPRMTFVPDEIVSEPTLPPHEFACGSVFDGVSSGSFSSPDYGVYSHDTDCEWTIRVEEGYRIRFTVELDMDYNQGCVNDYLHIHENFNRNGYGIGKYCQSSDRIINTYTTTNIAYIRFHTDSSNQRAGLKGFNLTFESEDFDECAYGAYCSHNCTNFPGSYECHCPKGFFLSSDHKQCFDVNECALDKGGCDHKCINKGGSFHCVCEDGYRLLSDGKTCVVDADGTMDPCLITKCEHSCVVVPGDVLTARCLCPKGYDLSSDRVSCDEENECLARNGGCQHFCTNIPGSYECSCIKGYKLADNGFACEDADDTVDPCLIANCEHSCEVVPGDVDTARCLCPKGYDLSSNRVSCDEMNECLTRNGGCQDLCTNVPGSYECSCSKGYKLADNGLTCEDDTVDPCLIANCEHSCEVVPGDVDTARCLCPKGYDLSSNRVSCDEVNECLTRNGGCQDLCTNVPGSYECNCSKGYKLADNGLTCEDIDECADNNGGCSGHCTDSDGSYQCLPTTVATTSPDPTTSPPTTRPTTVATVTPGPTIRPTTRPTTTTPPTTLAPTTLPPPTPNCPVLPSNPPGKFACGGFMNVNDMFGPTNLPLGPILPGTINPECNWIIFGAGTFKVMFTYFDIPSSEQCSSNSVSVYDGFGTSAPLIEKMCGEKCGEYTVTGTGSILTVTLRVSSPGSFRGFYAQFKQI from the exons ATGAAGAATCAAACTTTGCTAATGTGTCTGCTTGCTTTAACAACTACATATGTAGTGGAGTGCTTACCAATTGAAACTGAAGATGTGAGAGAAAGTAATGAAATGGCTGAAGAAAGGACAATTGTTTATGACCCAACTGTAGACACTG ATTTCACAATAAAAGTTGGAGATATAACTTACTTCACAAAGAACTACCgagagctattgaatgagAAGCTGAGTTACAAAGAGTCCTCGCAGGGAAAACAAAAGAGAGCCGTTGTCAAGCCCAAGAGTTGGCAATGGCCCAACTGTGTCATTCCTTACATTATAGATAAGTTCTATTCTG AGAAACAACAGCGTGTCGTAACCGAGGCATTGGCACATTGGGAGGAGCACACCTGCGTACGGTTTGAGAATAGGACAACTGAAGATAATTACATCTTCATCTATCCTGGTCCAGG GTGTGGATCATATGTTGGCAGAACATCCAATCAACAGAGGGTTTCGATTGGCCCGTCTTGCTTCTCATTTAGTAGTGCAGTGCATGAGCTTGGACATGTTATCGGATTCTACCACGAACACAACAGGCCTGACAGAGACGAGTACATTGATATAATCGAGAATAATCTTAAACCGGGGAGGAGTGTACTCTCACAGTTCACAAAACTCAGTCATGATGAAGTGGATTTACTTGGAGTTGGATACGACTACAACAGTATTATGCATTACGATAAAAACTCTTTTGCACACAGTTCTCATCTGGATACGATAGTTGCACTTGATCCAAGTATACCAGTTGGAGAAGCCCATACTTTGAGTTCTCTGGATATCCTTAGAGCCAACCTCTTCTGTAAATGCTCAA ATTCTACTGAAGACCACCCCCCAAGAATGACCTTTGTGCCAGATGAGATAGTGTCCGAGCCAACCCTTCCACCTCACGAGTTTGCATGTGGCAGTGTCTTCGATGGTGTCTCGAGTGGCTCCTTCAGCTCACCAGACTATGGCGTCTACTCACACGATACTGACTGCGAGTGGACAATCAGAGTTGAAGAGGGGTATCGAATAAGGTTCACAGTAGAACTGGATATGGACTACAA CCAAGGCTGTGTAAATGACTACTTACATATTCACGAGAACTTTAACCGAAATGGATACGGTATCGGAAAGTATTGTCAATCATCGGATCGAATTATCAACACCTATACGACTACCAATATTGCATACATTCGATTCCACACTGATAGCTCAAATCAGAGGGCTGGCTTGAAAGGATTTAATTTAACGTTTGAGTCTGAAGATTTCGATGAGTGTGCGTATGGTGCATACTGTTCTCACAACTGTACAAACTTTCCTGGATCATACGAATGTCACTGCCCTAAAGGATTCTTCTTATCCAGTGACCACAAGCAATGTTTTG ATGTGAATGAATGTGCCCTGGACAAAGGGGGCTGTGATCATAAGTGTATAAATAAAGGCGGCTCtttccactgtgtgtgtgaggatggCTACAGGCTACTCTCTGATGGGAAAACATGTGTTgtag ATGCTGATGGAACCATGGACCCTTGTTTGATTACTAAATGCGAGCATTCCTGTGTGGTTGTCCCTGGTGACGTTCTTACGGCCAGATGTTTATGCCCTAAGGGGTACGACCTCTCATCAGACAGGGTGTCTTGTGATGAGGAGAACGAGTGCCTCGCAAGAAATGGAGGCTGTCAACATTTCTGCACAAATATTCCAGGGTCGTACGAATGCAGCTGTATCAAGGGGTACAAATTAGCAGATAATGGATTTGCTTGTGAAG ATGCTGATGATACCGTTGACCCTTGTTTGATTGCCAATTGTGAGCATTCCTGTGAGGTTGTCCCTGGTGACGTTGATACGGCGAGATGTTTATGCCCTAAGGGGTACGACCTCTCATCTAACAGGGTGTCTTGTGATGAGATGAATGAGTGCCTCACAAGAAATGGAGGCTGTCAAGATTTGTGCACAAACGTTCCAGGGTCGTACGAATGCAGCTGTTCCAAGGGATACAAATTGGCAGATAATGGACTTACTTGTGAAG ATGATACCGTGGACCCTTGTTTGATTGCCAATTGTGAGCATTCCTGTGAGGTTGTCCCTGGTGACGTTGATACGGCGAGATGTTTATGCCCTAAGGGGTACGACCTCTCATCTAACAGGGTGTCTTGTGATGAGGTGAATGAGTGCCTCACAAGAAATGGAGGCTGTCAAGATTTGTGCACAAACGTTCCAGGGTCGTACGAATGCAACTGTTCCAAGGGATACAAATTGGCAGATAATGGACTTACTTGCGAAG ATATCGATGAGTGTGCAGACAACAACGGTGGATGTTCTGGTCACTGTACAGATTCTGACGGATCATATCAATGCTTACCAACTACAGTAGCCACAACATCACCAGATCCAACCACTTCCCCGCCCACCACCAGGCCAACTACAGTAGCCACGGTAACACCAGGTCCAACTATTAGACCTACCACTCGTCCTACCACGACTACACCTCCAACCACCCTCGCCCCCACTACGCTACCACCACCCACTCCGAATTGCCCTGTTTTACCATCCAACCCTCCGGGAAAGTTTGCTTGTGGTGGATTCATGAACGTTAATGACATGTTCGGACCAACTAATTTGCCCTTAGGCCCTATCCTCCCTGGCACCATAAATCCTGAATGCAATTGGATAATTTTCGGTGCTGGAACATTCAAAGTCATGTTCACTTATTTCGATATTCCCAGCAGTGAGCAATGTTCGTCCAATTCTGTTTCGGTGTATGATGGATTTGGAACTAGTGCTCCATTGATTGAGAAGATGTGTGGGGAGAAGTGTGGCGAGTACACAGTCACAGGGACAGGAAGTATCTTGACCGTGACTTTACGGGTGTCTTCCCCAGGATCGTTTAGAGGATTCTATGCACAATTTAAACAAATTTAA
- the LOC135333757 gene encoding bone morphogenetic protein 1-like: MCGGLTLTLLSLAVGLLLCGQRTLCQLLPDLSDPCASSATQVHDNDIAYFPPSLLPQNESPSNSGSEDRKKRGATSENRKLWPNGVVYYTFSSRFNAAERRQILEAMKHWEDHTCIRFKQRSNQPHYVNFFPGAGCCFYVGRIDYGRQPQGVSIGRSCFNFHPIVHEIGHVVGFWHEQSRPDRDEYIDIIEGNIVPGYETNFQKIPSWRIDSQGVGYNYNSIMHYDSNFFSRNPFVDTLRAKDPSIPVGKARVLSELDIEQTNQLYTCDTNNMPPPSVILLLLPTPPPFPTVPYSCVEHLTGFERILPVSRLPTL, encoded by the exons ATGTGTGGGGGATTAACTTTGACTCTTTTGTCCCTGGCTGTGGGTCTGCTTCTCTGTGGACAAAGGACTCTTTGTCAACTCCTTCCTGACCTTTCTGATCCTTGTGCTAGCTCAG CTACCCAGGTTCATGATAACGATATCGCCTATTTTCCTCCCTCCCTGCTCCCTCAAAACGAGTCGCCTAGCAACAGTGGAAGCGAAGACAGGAAGAAAAGGGGAGCTACCAGTGAGAATCGAAAGCTGTGGCCAAATGGAGTCGTATATTACACCTTTTCAAGCAGATTCAATG CTGCTGAAAGGAGACAGATACTGGAGGCAATGAAGCATTGGGAAGACCACACCTGCATTAGATTCAAACAACGCTCAAACCAGCCGCACTATGTCAATTTCTTCCCAGGAGCAGG TTGCTGTTTCTATGTTGGGAGAATTGACTATGGCCGTCAACCACAGGGAGTTTCGATTGGTCGTTCCTGTTTCAACTTTCACCCAATCGTGCACGAGATCGGCCATGTTGTTGGTTTCTGGCACGAGCAGAGCCGACCGGACCGTGACGAATACATCGATATCATTGAAGGCAACATAGTCCCTGGTTATGAGACAAATTTCCAAAAGATTCCGTCATGGCGGATTGATTCTCAAGGAGTCGGTTACAACTACAACAGTATCATGCACTACGATTCCAACTTTTTCTCTAGAAATCCCTTTGTAGACACCCTCAGGGCAAAGGACCCGTCCATCCCAGTGGGGAAAGCTCGAGTACTGAGCGAGTTGGATATCGAACAAACAAATCAATTGTATACGTGTG ATACGAACAACATGCCCCCGCCCAGTGTGATCCTTCTTCTTCTGCCCACACCCCCTCCATTCCCCACCGTGCCCTACTCCTGTGTCGAGCATTTGACGGGCTTTGAAAGGATCCTTCCAGTCTCCCGGCTACCCACTCTATGA